One segment of Manduca sexta isolate Smith_Timp_Sample1 chromosome 27, JHU_Msex_v1.0, whole genome shotgun sequence DNA contains the following:
- the LOC115448626 gene encoding prostatic acid phosphatase isoform X1, which translates to MVTLFPLFFLLAFAVCEDNVRYAAVIYRHGDRTPVNFYPNDPWHNESNWPVKPGQLTNEGKRQHFALGQWLRKRYAHLVSANFNPTEIYVRSTDVDRTLMSAQVNLAGMYPPKGQAVWNNDLNWQPVPVHTVPEYEDEVLAMKRKCPAFDREYEKLKRTTEYKNRLNRFQNLMEYLSINSGMKVKDYDDIVDIYSTLYIESLYNFTLPNWTASVFPDKMREPACYSFVTSTMTPMLARLKAGPFLQDVIGSMMYIISNETIGSNYTLPRLAIYSGHDYTIGNILNALGVFDKNCPPYTATIFMELIKVDVRYYVRISYRNSTEIVEPRVLILPHCAQDCPIARFNELYRNLLTVNWNYECGKQFPPLLGVSFFVGLAIFFTMYIVHKLHFARVSHNYGVTTGYGYSKFGSPTLTILKSGPS; encoded by the exons atgGTTACATTATTTCCTCTTTTCTTCTTGCTGGCGTTCGCGGTGTGTGAAGATAACGTGCGATATGCTGCAGTTATTTATAGACATGGTGATAGAACCCCCGTTAACTTCTACCCCAACGACCCATGGCACAACGAATCCAACTGGCCTGTGAAACCTGGACAGCTGACTAATGAAGGGAAGAGGCAGCACTTTGCTTTAGGACAATGGCTTCGGAAGCGCTATGCG CATTTGGTGTCTGCTAACTTCAATCCTACTGAAATATATGTGAGGTCTACTGATGTCGATCGCACCCTTATGTCTGCTCAAGTAAACTTAGCTG GAATGTACCCACCCAAAGGGCAAGCAGTTTGGAACAATGATTTGAATTGGCAGCCAGTACCGGTGCACACTGTCCCAGAGTATGAAGATGAGGTTCTGGCAATGAAGAGGAAATGTCCAGCCTTTGACAGAGAGTATGAAAAGTTGAAGCGCACAACTGAATACAAAAACAGGCTAAATCGTTTTCAGAATCTCATGGA GTACCTGTCCATCAATAGCGGTATGAAAGTGAAGGATTATGACGATATCGTTGATATTTATAGCACACTTTACATTGAGTCCTTGTACAATTTCACCCTCCCTAACTGGACGGCGTCAGTCTTTCCTGACAAGATGCGCGAGCCGGCCTGTTACAG TTTCGTTACATCGACTATGACGCCGATGCTCGCTAGGCTGAAGGCCGGGCCATTCCTCCAGGATGTTATTGGCTCTATGATGTACATAATTTCCAATGAGACCATTGGTAGCAACTATACCTTGCCGCGGCTTGCCATCTACAGCGGACACGACTATACAATTGGGAATATCCTCAACGCGCTGGGCGTCTTTGACAAGAACTGCCCGCCCTATACCGCCACCATTTTCATGGAATTGATCAAGG TTGACGTGAGGTACTACGTGCGCATATCTTACCGTAATTCGACTGAGATTGTGGAGCCCCGTGTTCTGATCCTGCCGCACTGCGCCCAGGACTGCCCCATCGCACGTTTCAATGAACTGTACCGTAACTTACTGACTGTTAACTGGAACTATGAATGCGGCAAACAG ttCCCCCCGCTGCTTGGAGTCTCGTTCTTTGTCGGTTTGGCTATATTTTTTACGATGTATATCGTGCATAAGCTTCACTTCGCTAGGGTGTCGCATAATTACgg AGTGACTACTGGTTACGGCTACTCAAAGTTTGGATCCCCGACTTTAACTATCCTAAAATCCGGGCCTTCCTAA
- the LOC115448626 gene encoding prostatic acid phosphatase isoform X2: MVTLFPLFFLLAFAVCEDNVRYAAVIYRHGDRTPVNFYPNDPWHNESNWPVKPGQLTNEGKRQHFALGQWLRKRYAHLVSANFNPTEIYVRSTDVDRTLMSAQVNLAGMYPPKGQAVWNNDLNWQPVPVHTVPEYEDEVLAMKRKCPAFDREYEKLKRTTEYKNRLNRFQNLMEYLSINSGMKVKDYDDIVDIYSTLYIESLYNFTLPNWTASVFPDKMREPACYSFVTSTMTPMLARLKAGPFLQDVIGSMMYIISNETIGSNYTLPRLAIYSGHDYTIGNILNALGVFDKNCPPYTATIFMELIKVDVRYYVRISYRNSTEIVEPRVLILPHCAQDCPIARFNELYRNLLTVNWNYECGKQFPPLLGVSFFVGLAIFFTMYIVHKLHFARVSHNYGRQRSGFENLVNRIAIQIQR, from the exons atgGTTACATTATTTCCTCTTTTCTTCTTGCTGGCGTTCGCGGTGTGTGAAGATAACGTGCGATATGCTGCAGTTATTTATAGACATGGTGATAGAACCCCCGTTAACTTCTACCCCAACGACCCATGGCACAACGAATCCAACTGGCCTGTGAAACCTGGACAGCTGACTAATGAAGGGAAGAGGCAGCACTTTGCTTTAGGACAATGGCTTCGGAAGCGCTATGCG CATTTGGTGTCTGCTAACTTCAATCCTACTGAAATATATGTGAGGTCTACTGATGTCGATCGCACCCTTATGTCTGCTCAAGTAAACTTAGCTG GAATGTACCCACCCAAAGGGCAAGCAGTTTGGAACAATGATTTGAATTGGCAGCCAGTACCGGTGCACACTGTCCCAGAGTATGAAGATGAGGTTCTGGCAATGAAGAGGAAATGTCCAGCCTTTGACAGAGAGTATGAAAAGTTGAAGCGCACAACTGAATACAAAAACAGGCTAAATCGTTTTCAGAATCTCATGGA GTACCTGTCCATCAATAGCGGTATGAAAGTGAAGGATTATGACGATATCGTTGATATTTATAGCACACTTTACATTGAGTCCTTGTACAATTTCACCCTCCCTAACTGGACGGCGTCAGTCTTTCCTGACAAGATGCGCGAGCCGGCCTGTTACAG TTTCGTTACATCGACTATGACGCCGATGCTCGCTAGGCTGAAGGCCGGGCCATTCCTCCAGGATGTTATTGGCTCTATGATGTACATAATTTCCAATGAGACCATTGGTAGCAACTATACCTTGCCGCGGCTTGCCATCTACAGCGGACACGACTATACAATTGGGAATATCCTCAACGCGCTGGGCGTCTTTGACAAGAACTGCCCGCCCTATACCGCCACCATTTTCATGGAATTGATCAAGG TTGACGTGAGGTACTACGTGCGCATATCTTACCGTAATTCGACTGAGATTGTGGAGCCCCGTGTTCTGATCCTGCCGCACTGCGCCCAGGACTGCCCCATCGCACGTTTCAATGAACTGTACCGTAACTTACTGACTGTTAACTGGAACTATGAATGCGGCAAACAG ttCCCCCCGCTGCTTGGAGTCTCGTTCTTTGTCGGTTTGGCTATATTTTTTACGATGTATATCGTGCATAAGCTTCACTTCGCTAGGGTGTCGCATAATTACgg CAGGCAACGGAGTGGGTTCGAAAATTTAGTGAATAGGATCGCAATCCAAATTCAACGTTAA